CACGCGGGCCTGCAGGACGTGAAGGAGCGGATCACCGAGTACCTGGCGGTCCGCAAGCGCCGCAACGACCGGGGGCTCGGGGTCGTCGGCGGCCGGCGCGGCGGTGCCGTACTCGCACTCGTAGGGCCTCCCGGGGTCGGAAAGACCAGCCTCGGCGAGAGCGTCGCGCACGCCATGGGTCGCAAGTTCGTCCGCGTCGCCCTCGGCGGTGTGCGGGACGAGGCGGAGATCCGCGGACACCGGCGGACGTACGTCGGCGCGCTGCCCGGCCGGATCGTACGGGCGATCAAGGAGGCCGGGTCGATGAACCCGGTGGTCCTGCTCGACGAGATCGACAAGGTGGGCTCCGACTTCCGCGGTGATCCCGCGGCGGCCCTCCTTGAGGTACTGGACCCGGCGCAGAACCACACCTTCCGCGACCACTACCTGGAGGTCGAACTCGACCTGAGCGACGTCGTGTTCCTGGCGACGGCGAACGTCCTGGAGGCCATCCCGGAGGCCCTGCTCGACCGTATGGAGCTGGTCCGCCTCGACGGCTACACCGAGGACGAGAAGGTCGTCATCGCCCGCGATCACCTGCTGCCGCGCCAACTGGAGCGGGCCGGGCTCGCGGCCGACGAGGTCGTCATCGACGAGAGCGCCCTGCGCAAGCTCGCCGGCGAGTACACACGTGAGGCGGGCGTCCGCACCCTGGAGCGGTCCGTCGCGAGGCTGCTGCGCAAGGTGGCGGCCCAGCACGAACTCGGCGAGCGCGAACTGCCGTTCACGGTCACGGACGAGGAACTGCGCGGTCTGATCGGCCGTCCGCACCATGTGCCCGAGTCGGCACAGGACCCCGCGGAACGCCGTACGGCGGTCCCCGGTGTCGCCACCGGCCTCGCGGTCACCGGAGCGGGCGGGGACGTGCTCTTCGTCGAGGCGTCGCTGGCCGACCCGGAGACGGGCGCGGCGGGTCTGACACTGACCGGCCAGCTGGGTGACGTGATGAAGGAGAGCGCGCAGATCGCCCTGTCCTTCCTGCGCTCGCACGGCGCGGAGCTCGAACTGACGGTGGGCGATCTGAAGGACCGGGGTGTGCACATCCACTTCCCGGCGGGCGCGGTCCCGAAGGACGGTCCGAGCGCGGGCGTCACCATGACGACGGCGCTGGCGTCGCTGCTGTCCGGCCGACTGGTCCGCACGGACGTGGCCATGACCGGCGAGGTCTCGCTGACCGGCCGGGTCCTGCCGATCGGCGGCGTGAAGCAGAAGCTGCTCGCCGCGCACCGCGCCGGGGTGACGACCGTGATCATCCCCAAGCGCAACGAGGCCGACCTGGACGACGTCCCGGCGGAGGTGCTGGACAAGCTCGACGTCCACGCCGTCACCGACGTCCGACAGGTCCTGGAGCTGGCGCTGGCCCCGGCCACGAACGGGGTCGCGCCGAAGGTTCCGGTCGCGGCGTGACGGACGTGACTGGATGAGGTGAAGGCCCGGGTTCTCGTGAGGGAGGCCCGGGCCTTCGCCGTGTCCGCTCTTCGCCGTGTCCGCGTAGCGGCTCAGCCGTTGGCGAGTTCCTGCACCCGGTCGAGTCCTCCGTTGAAGCGGTCGTGGTCGCCGACCGTCGGTCCGGACGAGGTGTACTGCCACATGGCGTACGTGTTCCAGCCCGCCGGGAGCGTCCCCGCGGTCGACGCGTACCGCGCGATCCACAGCGGGTGGGCCGAGGCGAAGCCGCCGTAGTCGCCGGTGCACTGGGTCCACCAGCTGGTGGCCGTGTAGATGACGGCGTTCCGGCCGGTCCGCGCCCTGTACTGGTTCAGGAAGTCACGGATCCAGGTGACCATCGCGCTCTGGCTCTTGTCGAAGCAGGCGTCGCCGTACGGGTTCCACTCGATGTCGAGCACGCCGGGCAGCGTCCTGCCGTCCTGGGACCAGCCGCCGCCGTGGTCGACGAAGTAGTTCGCCTGCGTTGCGCCGCTCGTGGTGTCGGGGGTGGCGAAGTGGTAGGCGCCCCGGATCATTCCGACGCCGTAGGCGCCGCTGTACTGCTGGCCGAAGTACGGGTTCGTGTAGTACGTCCCCTCGCTCGCCTTGGTGTACGCCCATCGGACCCCGCTGTTCCACAGGGTCGACCAGGAGACGTTGCCCTGGTAGCTGGCGACGTCGACGCCCTCCGCCTGGGCGGCGGCGCGGGTGCCGGTGGGAAGACCGCCCCGGCCGTCATGCGTGACGACGCCCATACCCATGCGGGCGGAGCCGCGGGCCGGGGTGGCGGTGGCCTCGGCGGACTCGGACACTCCGGGTTTCTCGGAGGAGTCGGCGGTCGAGGCGGGGAGGTGCAGCAGGGAGAGCGCGGTGAGCAGGAGTCCGACGAGAAAGAGGCGCCGGGCGGATATCGGTCCGGGTCTGTGCACGGGCATGGCGTGCCTCCGAAGGCTCGGTGATGCTCGTAAAGGGAACATGCGGGGCCGTGCTGAATCTGGCATGCGCATGCCAGTGGCTGCCCGGTGGAGACGCTACGTACGGGGACGAGGGGGCGGGAAGGGGGACCGGAGGCTGCCGTTGGTCCAGCCCTGCGAAATACTTGCGGAGCTGCGGCGATGGCGCAATTTGGCGGAAACCTTCAGGACCGGGAAATCCGAGGCAGGGGCTGACGTGCACGAAGAAGGAAACGGCGGCGGGCGCAGGGGTGGCGCCGAGGCGTCACCGGGCGGTGTGGACCAGCCCGGATTCCTGGCTCTCGAACGGGAGTTGACCGTTCTGCTGCGACGTGCGCGGGCCAATCAGGGGGAGATGGCCCGCGAGGTCCACCCCGACCTGGAGACGGCGGCCTACGGTCTGCTCGTCCGTCTGGATGAATGCGGCCGTCAGCGAGCCACCGAACTGGCCGGCTACATCGGCGTCGGCAAGGCCACGATGTCGCGCCAGCTGCGGGCCCTGGAGGAACTGGGCCTGGTCACCCGCGAGCCCGATCCGGCGGACGGTCGTGCCTGGCTGGTCGACCTCACGGAGGAGGGCCGCTCCCGGGTGAAACGCGTCCGCGACGCACGGCGGGCCCGGTACGCGGGCCGACTGGCGCACTGGGACTCCGACGAGGTCACCGAACTGGCACGCCTGCTGCACCAGCTGAACCGGGGAATGGAGAGGTAGCGCCCGGGCGTCCCGCCCGAGCCCCCAGGCCTGACGGAGACCAGTACCTCAGGGCGAGCCCGGCGCCCGGTCCAGTTCCGCGTACACCACCGTCGCGTCGTCGTGCGTCTTGCTCCGCCGTAGGAACGCCCGCTCCTGCGCGTCCCCCCGCTCCAGGTCCCGTACGCGCTCCACGAGGGCCCGTGCCCCTTCCTTCCGTACGAAGGTGAAGCAGTCGTCCCAGCCGCCCTCCTGGAACTTCTCCACCCACCGGGTCGCCCCGTCCGTCATGGCCACCAGGGTGCGGACGGAGGAGCGGGGCAGCACCCCCGTGACGGCTCGCTCCGCCACCGCGGGATCCGCGGCCGCCGTGAAGAAGCCGCCCTCCTTGTTGCGGAGGTCGGCGTCGATCAGCGCGTCCGTGGCCAGGGAGGCGCGGGGGAGGCGGGAGAGGCGGTCGTCCAGATGCGGGGTCACCGTGCCGTCCGGGGCCTCCACCAGCAGCGCCGAGTCCGACAGGACCAGGTACTCGACCCTCGACGGGGACCAGCGCGCCATCACCACGGTCGCCTGGGGCGTACGCGGGTGAGAAAGGTCACAGCCCTTTCCGTGGGCCTCCGCCGTGCGCGCGATCGCCCGCGACAGCACCTCGGCCAACGGAACATCCATGAGCGAAACGGCCAGTTCGGTCAGTGCCCCGCCGAGGCGTGCCGTGAACCAGGGGACGGAATGCGGACAGCCCGTCGGGCCGTCGGGAGGGGTGACTCCGTCGAGGGTGATCAGTACGCCGCCCCGCCCGGACGCGGGTAGAGCGACGCTCGCGAAGTCCTCGTTGGGGCGGTTCGGATCGCCGGGCTCGGAGACAAGTTCCGTACGCATTCAGCCAGTCTGCACGAGCCCTCCACAAGCTTCGCCAAAGAGTGGCAACGGGCGCGGAATTGACGCAGTCGCGCAGGTCAGGCGCCTGGTTTGAGGTGGAATGGTTTGCTCCGGGCGGACGTGCTGGCGAATACTGCCACCGGTCGTGGTCGGCGTCCAACCGGCAGATCGCACAGGGTCCGTGCGTCTACCGCAGGAACTTGCCCGCCAACTCCCCTCCGGGGTTCACTCCTTCGGGTGGCGGCCCCGGCGATGCGCGGCCACCGCCCACCGGCGCTGGGAGGGTCGGGAATCGTACCCCGGTGTGCACGCCAGTTGACGGAGCGTCACCCCGGGCCCATGGGTTTCACGAGTTCAGGAATGCGAGCAGCGGTGCAGAAGACGCGGCCTCGTCGCACAGGCAAGCAGACGGCCTCCGGCACGGGCGCGGAGCGCACAGCCGCCACGCCCGGCACCCCCGGGACTCCCGTCGGCAAGGGCCGCGCCACTCACGTCCGCACGCGGCTGATTCTCGCCGCCGCCGTCGTGGCCGCAGCCGTCGCCGGAGCCGGCGCCCCGTCCCTGATCACCGCGTCCTCAGAACTCCACGACTCCCAGGACCTGGTGACGTTCGCCGGACAGACCCAGGACGCGCTCGCGCTCGCCCACTCGCTCGCCGACGAACGCGACGAGGTCACCTCCTACATCGCCGCCGGCCGCCTCAAGGCGAAGGCACCGACCGAGCAGTCCAGCGCCCGCGTCGACCGCCAGGTCGAGGAACTGCGCGCCGACACCGACGTCTCCACGGCCCTGCGCGCCGACCTCGACGACATCACCGCCGTACGACGGTCCGCGCTCACCGGCAAGAGCACCGCCCTCGAAGCGCACGACGCCTACTCCGCCGCCATCACGGAACTGCACCGGCTCGCGGAGGAACTGGCCGAGCGGATGCCGCCCCGCGCGGGCTCCGGCGCCTACTCCCTCGCCGAACTGGACTCCGCCGTACAGCAGGCCGCCGCCACCCGCGGACTGCTGCTCGCGGCGCTCAGCGTGCCGACGTCGACCCAGAGCGACTACGACCCGATCACCGGCCTCACCAGCACCAAGAAGGTGTCCTCGGCCGCCGACGCCAAGCAGCGCGACGCGCTCAGTGCCACCGCCCAGCAGGCCCGGCTGCGTTCGGACGCCGCCCTCGCCGACTTCCAGGACTCCGCGCCCGCGGCCGCCAAGGCGAGCTACGACTCCACGGTCACCGGCCCCGAGGTCAACTCCGCCGACAAGTACCTCGCCGTCCTCACCGACCAGCCCACCCTCACCACCGGCGACCTGGGCACCGGCACGGCCAAGCTCGACGCGGCCCTCTCCGCCCGCGTCGACCTCATGCGCGGCGCCGAGTCCGCGCTGTTCGAGCGCCGCGTCAAGGAGCTGGCCCAGCTGCGCGACGACGACGTCACCGCGCTTGAGCTGCGGGTCGCGGTCCTGGGCGCGCTGATGCTGCTCGCCGTCGGCATCGCCACCGCCATGGCCCGCACCCTCACCCGCCCGCTGTCCGTGCTGCGCCGCGGCTCCGCCCGGCTCGCCGGGGCCGAGGACCCCACCGCCGAGGAAGCGGTCGCCTTCACGGGCCGCAACGACGAGTTCGCTCAGGTCGTCCGCTCCGTCAACGCCCTGCACGCGCACTCCGTCGCCCTCGCCGAGCGGGTCACCACCCTGGAGGCCGACCGCAAGCACCTGGTCGGACAGCGGCAGAAGATGGCAGACGCGCGCGAGCAGCTCAAGGGCGAACTCACCGATTCCGCCGCCCAGTTGGCGCGGCTGCGCACCACCATCGGCGGCACCTTCGTCAGCCTCGCCCTGCGCACCCTGGGTCTCGTCGAGCGTCAACTCGCGGTCATCGAGGGCCTGGAGGAGCGCGAGCAGGACCCCGACCGGCTCGCCACCCTCTTCAAGCTCGA
This is a stretch of genomic DNA from Streptomyces sp. NBC_00285. It encodes these proteins:
- the lon gene encoding endopeptidase La, which codes for MASTSTSLTLPVLPLDDEVVLPGMVVPLDLNDTDVRAAVEAAQAAAARSESGKPKVLLVPRIDGTYASTGVLGTVEQVGRLADGDPGALIRGRSRVRIGAGTTGPGAALWVEGTSVDQTVPEPLPGHVAELVTEYKALATAWLRKRGAWQVVDRVQAIDDVSTLADNSGYSPFLTTEQKVELLETADPVARLKLATGHLRDHLAEQDVAETIAKDVQEGVDKQQREFLLRRQLEAVRKELREINGEQDGEESDDYRTRVEAADLPEKVREAALKEVDKLERSSDQSPEGSWIRTWLDTVLELPWNERTEDAYDIQGAKTVLDAEHAGLQDVKERITEYLAVRKRRNDRGLGVVGGRRGGAVLALVGPPGVGKTSLGESVAHAMGRKFVRVALGGVRDEAEIRGHRRTYVGALPGRIVRAIKEAGSMNPVVLLDEIDKVGSDFRGDPAAALLEVLDPAQNHTFRDHYLEVELDLSDVVFLATANVLEAIPEALLDRMELVRLDGYTEDEKVVIARDHLLPRQLERAGLAADEVVIDESALRKLAGEYTREAGVRTLERSVARLLRKVAAQHELGERELPFTVTDEELRGLIGRPHHVPESAQDPAERRTAVPGVATGLAVTGAGGDVLFVEASLADPETGAAGLTLTGQLGDVMKESAQIALSFLRSHGAELELTVGDLKDRGVHIHFPAGAVPKDGPSAGVTMTTALASLLSGRLVRTDVAMTGEVSLTGRVLPIGGVKQKLLAAHRAGVTTVIIPKRNEADLDDVPAEVLDKLDVHAVTDVRQVLELALAPATNGVAPKVPVAA
- a CDS encoding MarR family winged helix-turn-helix transcriptional regulator, whose protein sequence is MHEEGNGGGRRGGAEASPGGVDQPGFLALERELTVLLRRARANQGEMAREVHPDLETAAYGLLVRLDECGRQRATELAGYIGVGKATMSRQLRALEELGLVTREPDPADGRAWLVDLTEEGRSRVKRVRDARRARYAGRLAHWDSDEVTELARLLHQLNRGMER
- a CDS encoding lysozyme; translation: MPVHRPGPISARRLFLVGLLLTALSLLHLPASTADSSEKPGVSESAEATATPARGSARMGMGVVTHDGRGGLPTGTRAAAQAEGVDVASYQGNVSWSTLWNSGVRWAYTKASEGTYYTNPYFGQQYSGAYGVGMIRGAYHFATPDTTSGATQANYFVDHGGGWSQDGRTLPGVLDIEWNPYGDACFDKSQSAMVTWIRDFLNQYRARTGRNAVIYTATSWWTQCTGDYGGFASAHPLWIARYASTAGTLPAGWNTYAMWQYTSSGPTVGDHDRFNGGLDRVQELANG
- a CDS encoding sensor histidine kinase, translating into MQKTRPRRTGKQTASGTGAERTAATPGTPGTPVGKGRATHVRTRLILAAAVVAAAVAGAGAPSLITASSELHDSQDLVTFAGQTQDALALAHSLADERDEVTSYIAAGRLKAKAPTEQSSARVDRQVEELRADTDVSTALRADLDDITAVRRSALTGKSTALEAHDAYSAAITELHRLAEELAERMPPRAGSGAYSLAELDSAVQQAAATRGLLLAALSVPTSTQSDYDPITGLTSTKKVSSAADAKQRDALSATAQQARLRSDAALADFQDSAPAAAKASYDSTVTGPEVNSADKYLAVLTDQPTLTTGDLGTGTAKLDAALSARVDLMRGAESALFERRVKELAQLRDDDVTALELRVAVLGALMLLAVGIATAMARTLTRPLSVLRRGSARLAGAEDPTAEEAVAFTGRNDEFAQVVRSVNALHAHSVALAERVTTLEADRKHLVGQRQKMADAREQLKGELTDSAAQLARLRTTIGGTFVSLALRTLGLVERQLAVIEGLEEREQDPDRLATLFKLDHFATVMRRHSENLLVLAGTEHVQQSAGPVPLVDVVRAAVSEIERYERVRIAALPPHAHVAGFAADDLSHLLAELMENASSFSPPDLPVEVSGWLLESGEVMLSVQDEGIGMTAERMSTLNSRLAEFDPEAAYESYDDGDEGLGLGLYVVARLAHRHGVRVQLREQKQGGVAAVVVLPKTLLTAAPTSAVPAVGGPVTGATHSFSLPGADAEVNSNVLNGRSQSADPLVTLAEEAVREAAADEPTEHGKPESPAETTMELLAPVPPEPTAGEPVEARSAPRADEAHEAVEPHEQHEPHVPYAPSGLVEPDDESGAVGTANEEHTRADEEPLTDKGLPKRTPKITASAPAPRQRNSAVDAEALRRRLGGFRRGAEAGHRDVAAEIEEQTGETRLPDTHSTASEEFTGGTAEEASS